The sequence ATTTTGACCGTAAGAAAAACGGTATTTAAACCGTCCTAAAAGAGCAAGTTTATCGGCCGGAAGATTATAGACGCCGACATTATGAGCGAGTTTCTCGCCTTCCGTAAACATGATTTTTTCAAGATCTTGTTTAACCCGAGTTACCAATTCCTCAATTCTCCCCGGCTGAATTCGGCCGTCAGCCATCAGTTTTTCTAAAGCGACTTTGGCCACCTCTCTTCTGATCGGATCAAATGAAGAAAGTCTGATCACGCCTTCCTCGTCTAAATCAACATCAACCCCGGTCGCAACCTCAAACGCCCTGATGTTTCTGCCTTCCTTACCGATGATTCTGCCTTTAAGCTCTTCATCGCCAAGTTTAACCGTGGAAACGGTGTATTCGGCAACGTAATCTGTGGCTCCATGTCGCATCGCCTCCACGAGAATTTCCCGGGCTTTATTGTCAGCTTCTTCTTTAGCCTTGGCTTCGGCTTCCTTAATCCTCTTGGCAATATCTTCCTTAAGTCTTTCTTCTAAAGCCGCTAAAATAAGATTTTTGGCTTCTTCCCTGGTCAGACCGGCCGCCCGTTCCAATTTCGCAACCTGGTCCTGTTTAACCTTATCAATCTCTCCTAAGCGGCTTTTCAGCTCTTCGTCTTTACTGACTAAATATTTTTCTTTTTCTTCTAAAGCCCCCATTTTCCTGGCCATCTCGGCTTCTTGATTCCGCAGTTTATTGGCTTCTTCCTGGGCCTCTCGGCGAATTTTTAAAGCCTCTTCGCGGGCTTCGGTGATAATTTCCTGGGCGCGGTTTTGGGTAACCGGTGAAACCTGTGGCGTCTGTGGTAGAGGCTCGATCTTTTTCTTTTTGGGTTTTAAAAAAATCTCTTTAAGATTATCTAAAAATGACATACTTTACCTTTCTTGATAAATGTTAGAGGAGAGAGACCCACCAAATTAAGGTGGTTTTAAACGCTAGTTGTAAGTTTAATATGAAGTTTATGGGTTAAAATATTCATATTTAACGCTTAAATCTCTGCTTTCTCACATTTATCAATTGTTAACTTAAGTTATCTTACTCTTTTTCTTTAATTTCGTCAATTACTTTTTCAATGGTTTCCCAGGCAAAACCACGACGCAAAAGATAAGCGCTAAGTTTTTTCCTGATTTCTTCTTGAGGATAATTTTCCCAAACCTTTATCTTTTTACTAACCGCTTTTTTTGCTAAATCATCTTCTTTAAATAGGTGTTTCATGTTTTGTGTTTCATGTTCTATGATTTCCCGAGAGATCCCTTTTTGCCGAAGTTCCATCTCAAGAACTTTTCTGCCTTTTGGCCGAAAAGCAGCGCGCTGCTCAATCCACCATTTGGCAAATTCTTTGTCGTTGACAAAACCCAAATGTTTTAATTTGGCCCAAACCATTTTTTTGGTTTTTTCACCGACTGCCTGACGATGGAAATAATCTTCCAGTTCTTTTTCCGAACGGGGGCGGAAAGAAAGAAATTTTAAAACCCGCTCATAGACTTTGATAAACTCATTTTCTTTAATTAATCTATCGATTTCTGGCAAGGATAAATGATCGTCGATTTTTAAACCCGCCTTAATTAAGGATTCGGCCGAAAGACTAAAAGCGTATTGACCATCAAGAAAAATGTTAAAGCGTTTTTGTCCGCCGTAGCTTCGATAGAGGCGGGTTTGATGACGGATATCGGTTATCTGTGGCATGAAAAATTATTCGGCTTCTTCGCCACCGATCTCTTTGGGAATCGGTTTCCCGCTTTTAACCTGTTTCCAGATTGCCTCTAAAATTTCTTTGGCAATTTTGGGAGATTCTTTTAAGAAAATTCTTGTGGCTTCTTTGCCCTGGCCCAACATGTGTTGACCGAATTTTATGAAAGCCCCGCTTTTTTGGAGAATACCAAATTCAAGCCCGACATCTAAAAGATTCCCCTCATAAGAAATACCGTCATTTAAAATATCGAATTCGGCGGTTCTAAAAGGCGGCGCCACTTTATTTTTAACGACTTTCACCCGGTGACGACTGCCAATTGCCCGGTCGCCGTCTTTTAAAGTTTCAATTTTCCGACTGTCAAGCCGGACAGAAGAATAGAATTTTAAAGCCAAACCACCGGGAGTTGTTTCCGGATTACCGAACATAATTCCGATTTTTTGACGCAACTGATTGGTGAAAATGGCAATTGTTTTTGATTTGGAAATAACACCCGTTAATTTACGTAAAGCCTGAGACATGAGTCTTGCCTGAACGCCGATGATGGAATCACCCATTTCTCCTTCAATCTCGGCCCGGGGTACCAGGGCGGCGACGGAATCAATAACGACGACATCCACTCCGCCGCTTCTTATCAAAGTTTCGGCAATTTCTAAGGCCTGTTCACCCGTATCCGGTTGAGAAATTAAAAGATTATCCAGGTCAACACCGATTATTTTTGCCCAACCCGGATCTAAAGCATGTTCGGCATCAATAAAAGCCGCCGTGCCGCCGTTTTTTTGGGCTTGCGCAATCGTCGCTAAGGCCAGCGTTGTTTTCCCGGAAGCTTCAGGCCCGAAGATTTCGATAATCCGACCTCTGGGAAGTCCGCCAACGCCTAGGGCAATGTCTAAAGCCAACGCGCCGGTGGAAACAACATCGGTCGGGGTTTTGGCAGCTGTTTCACCTAAACGCATGATCGAACCCTTACCGTATTGTTTTTCGATCTGCTCCATGGCCAGTTTAATGGCCGTCAGTTTCTCGTCTTCTGCCATCGTGCTTTTCTTTTATCACAATTATTGTTAAAATACAAGCATTATCGGGGAGTGGCGTAATGGTAGCGCGCTAGGCTGGGGGTCTAGCAGCCGGAGTTCGATTCTCCGCTCCCCGACACTTTGACTCACAAAGCTTTGCTGTAAGACAAAAATTGGAAGGAGATTGGGCGAAAAAATTAGTCGCCCCAAAATACCACGCGGCCAAAATTTTATTAACAGAAGAAATCTGACTCCACTATATTACTTTAAAGCAATATAGTAAATAATCAATAATATTTTAATTTCTTTACTGAAATGTTTTTATCTCTTCGGAGACTGTTTTTTGGCTCTTGATTTACCGGCAAAACCGGCTTTTATTCTTTGCTTTTTCCGAGGATCACGTTTAAGAAGTCCGGCTTTTTTAAGAAGCGGCCGATATTTTTCTTTGTCAATTTTCTCAATGGCTCTGGCGATACCGTGAATAACGGCGCCCAATTGCCCTGTCATCCCGCCGCCCTCAACCTTGACCGTGACCTCAAATCTGCCCAGATTGTCCGTCAACTGAAACGGTTGAAGATAGGCAAATTTAGCTATCTCGCCGGAAAAATACTCAGGCGCCGGCCGGTTATTAATCGTAATTTCCCCTTTGCCGCCAACCGTAAGCCTGACTCTGGCGGTTGATTCTTTACGTCGGCCAATCGCCTGATAAAAAGAGATCTTGCTCGGCGCAACTTTGCTGGTCGTTTTTACTTCTTTGGTTATTTCTTCTTTTTTCTTTCTTGGCATATATTAACTTTTAAATTTATCTTTATATGGGTGTTCGCTTTCCTGGTAAACATAAAGTCGGGTCAACATTCTGTCTCTTAATTTGTTTTGCGGCAACATTCCCTTAACGGCTTCATAAATAATTTTTTCCGGCATAACTTGACGCATTTCTCCCAAACTCCGGTTTCTTAAGCCTCCCGGATAACCGGAATAACGATAATAGAGTTTTTGCTTTTCTTTTTGGCCGGTAACTTTAATCTGTTTAGCATTAACAACGACAACATAATCGCCACAGTCAAGATAACGAACGAAGTAGGGTTTGTTTTTCCCCATTAAAAGCGCCGCAATTTTTGTGACCAACCGACCCAGGATTTGATCCTGGGCATCAATTAAATGCCAAGCTTGTTTAATTTCACTCTGACTGGTAGCTTTAATCATTTCTGAATTTTCTCCTTTTTCCCTGTCGCTTTTTTAGGTTTAGCCACGGCTTTTTTGACCACGGCTGGCTTTTCCAAAACTTCTGTTTTTAAATCTTCTACCCATTGGATTAAAACCATAGCCGCGTCGTCGCCGCTTCGTTCTCCAAGACGCAAAATCCGCGTATAGCCGCTTTTTCTTGAAGATAATTTCGGCAAAATTTCCGTGGTTAATTTATTAACGGCTTCTTTTTGCGGAATTATCTTTAAAACTTCTCTTTTGCCGGCCACCGTCCCTTTTTTAAGTTTGTTAACCAATTTATCAATAAGCCCGGAAATCGCTTTGGCTCTTGACCTGGTTGTTTTGATTTGGCCAAAAAGAACCAACGAATAAATTAAATTACGCCAAAGATGAAATTCCTGTGCTTTTTTCATAAAGTCAACAAGTTAAACAGATAAGGCCACGCCTTTTTCTCTTAATTTTTCTTCAACGGTCGTAATCGATTTACCTCCCAAATTCTTAATTTTCATCAGTTCTTTTTTTGGCGTACCCAAAAGCTGTCCGACGGTTTCGATCCCCCCGTTTTTAAAGGCATTGCTGATTCTCGTCGGTAAATCTAACTCTTCAATCGTCATTTTAAGAATCTCATCGGAAACGGCCGGGGTCACGGCCACTCCTTCTGTCGGTACGGCTTTGGGTTCATAAATTTGTAAGAAATAAGAAACCAATATTTTGGCCGTGCTTCTGACCGCTGACAAAGGATCAATGGTTTTATCGGTCCAAACTTCTAAAATGAGCTTATCAAGATTAGTCATGCGGCCGACACGCGTCGCTTCGACTTTATAATTGACCCGCAAAACAGGACTGAAGGTTGCATCGAGAGGAATAATCCCCACGGCCCCGGTTTTTTGTTCTTCGGCAGGCAGAAAACCAAAACCGGGTTCAACAGTCATTTCCGCTTCAATTTTACTTTTACTGTCAGCGAGTGTGCCTAAATAAAGATCTTTATTGGCAACTTCAAGACCCGACGTCAGCTTTAAATCACCGGCGGTAATTTTACCAGGACCGCGAGCCGATAAAGTCACTTTAACCAATTCATTTTTTGACAGCTTAAATCTTATCTTTTTGACGTTTAAAATAAACTCGACCACGTCCTCTGATAAACCGGGAATCGTCGAAAATTGATGCTTGACCCCTTCGATCTTAATTGTCGTCACCGCCGCTCCGGGCAAGGACGAAAGCAAAATCCGACGCAGAGCATTGCCTAAGGTATGGCCAAAACCCTGATCTAAAGGTTCGATGATAAACTTACCATAGTCATCCCGTTCTTCTTGAGCCTTGATCTTAAAATTTGGTTCAAACATAAAAAGCTCCTTTCATTTTTATCTTGAATAAGATTCGACTATTTGTTGTTCGTCAATTTCCGTTTCAATATTGTCTCTTTTGGGAATATTTAAAACTTTACCCACCGGTCCTTTTCGTGTCAACCAGGAAGGCAAATTGGGATTTTTATCTTCTAAAAGTTTCGTAATAACCGGAATTTTCAACGCCTTATCAGAAAGAGTGATAATATCATCTTTTTTGACCGCATAGGACGGAATATTAACTTTACGACCGTTAACCTGAATATGCCCGTGTGAAACCAGTTGTCTGGCTGCCGCCCTGGTCGGAACTAAATTTAAACGGTAAACAACATTGTCAAGCCTGGTTTCTAGCGCCTGGAGCAAAGACTCCCCGGTGCTGGCTTTCTTCTTTCGGGCTATGGTAAAATAACGTCTGAATTGTTTCTCTAAAAGACCATAAATTCTTTTCGCTTTTTGTTTTTCCCGAAGTTGCAGACCAAATTCCGATGGTTTTCTTCTTTTTCTTTGTTGACCATGAATTCCCGGAGCAATATTAATACGGCGCAGCAAGGAAGCATGAGCCTTACTGCCTACGGTTTTTAAGCCAAGGTCTTGTCCTTCGCGCCTAGCCAGTCTATTTTTTGGACCCGTATATCTTCCCATTTAATTAGACTCTCCTTTTTTTCTTCGGCCTGACACCGTTATGAGGAATCGGTGTCACGTCGGCAATTAAACTGATCTGTAAACCGACCGATTTTAAAGCCCGTAGGGCGGCATCTCTACCGGCTCCCGGACCTTTGATATAAACCTCAACTTCACGAATACCAGCAATCTGAGCTTTTCGCGCTACTAATTCAACGGCCGTGGTCGCGGCATAGGGTGTCGATTTCCGGGCTCCCTTAAAACCCGAGGCCCCAGATGATCCCCAACAAACGGTATTACCGGAGTCGTCGGTCATCGTCACCAGGGTATTATTAAAGGTCGCGGTAACATAAACACGACCCCTGGAACCAACTTGTTTGATTTTTTTTATAGCCATTTATTTACTTACCTCTTTTGTTGCTGAACCTGTAGGCGCGGAACTTGTCCTGGCTGCCATTTCTTTCTTAATCGCCCCAATCGTCACTCTTTTGCCCCGCTTTGTCCGGGCATTACTTCTGGTCCGTTGTCCACGAACCGGTAAATTCCGACTGTGACGCACGCCTCTATAGGCACCAATTTCTCTTAATCTTTTAAGATTTTCCTGTATCTCCCGACGTAAATCGCCTTCAATTTTGTAGGTATCAACAACTTTTTGCAAACGACTGATCTCTTCTTCCGTCAATTCATGAGTCCTTTTGGCGGGTTCGACTTTGGCCGAAGCCAAAATAGGCCCGACATTTGACCAGCCGATTCCATAAATTTTGGTTAAGCTGTAATCAATTCTTTTTTTATCTGGTAAATCAATACCGGCAATTCTTGCCATCTTTATCCTTGTCTTTGTTTATGTTTAGGATTATCGCAAGTTACGTAAAGCCGCCCCTTACGTTTAACCACGCGACATTTTTGACATCTTTTTTTAATTGAGGCTGCGACTTTCATAATTATTTAAAACGATAAATGATTCTTCCTTTATTTTCGTCATAGGGTGTCATTTCGACTTTAACCCTATCACCCGGCATAATTCTAATATAATTAATCCTCATTTTTCCGGCTAAATAGCATAAAATAATCTTGCCGTCTCCAAGTTTGACCCGAAACAAAGTATTAGGTAAGGCTTCGGTGACTTCCCCCTCAACCTCGATTTTTTGTTGATCTGCCATACTTTTTTTAAAGACAGTGTATTTTACTAAATTAAGACGTTTGCGTCAATACTATCGGCCCTTTGGCCGTGATCGCGATGGTATCCTCGAATAAACCGGAAAGCTTGCCGTCTTCCGTCTGAATTGTCCAGCCATCGTCATTTCGGTAAACGACCTGCGCTTTCCCTTGATTATAGATAATCTCAACCGCCAACGTCATCCCTTCTTTAAGTTTTGGCGTCTTCTCGACTTTGTCTTCCAAAAAACAAGGAATTGCCGGTTCTTCATGTAAATTTTTGCCGATACCGTGACCGGTTAAGGCTCTCACCGATGAATAACCTTCCTTTTCCACGGTTTCCTGAATAATCGCGGAAAGATGACCGATATGCTTACCGACCAAAGCCTGGTTTATGGCTTTTTCCAGTGCCTTTTGTCCTGTTTTCAAAAATTTTAATTTGTTCTTTTCTTTTTGTTCGCCAACGATAACCGTTTGGGCCATATCGCTATGAAACCCCTGATAAAGCATCCCGATATCAATCCCTAAAAGGTCGCCTTCTTTTAACTTGTAGTCGCCAGGTATTCCATGAACCACGATGTCATTAACGCACATACAACTGGCCCATTTATAGTCTCGCACCTTTTTAAAAGACGGTTCGCCCTTTTGGCTGATCAGTTTGTCGGCCAAACGATCTAGTTCTAAAGTGCTTACCCCCGGCCGAACATTTCTTTTAACTTTCTCCATCACGCCGGCTAAAATTTGACCCCCTTTTTTCATGATTTCCATCTCTTCTTTGGTTTTAAGAGAAATCATTTCATCCCCTTGGTTCTTTGCAAAATTTTGCTAACGACTTCAGGAATACTTAAGTTGGTCGTGTCCAAAACCCAAGCATCATCAACAACTTTTAAAGGATCTGTTTTCCTTTCCGTATCTTGAGTGTCTCTTTTAATCGTCTCTTCTAAAACACAACCAAAAGACTTTTCGATACCCTTATTCTTAAATTCTTTATATTTTCTTTCCGCTCTTTCTTCTTGATCTGCGGTCAGATAAATCTTAAGATTGGCCAATGGCAAAACACGGGTCGTAATATCCCTGCCTTCCATCACCACGCTTTCACCTTTGGCTAATTTTTTTTGTTTTTCAACCAAAAGCTTTCTAACTTGAGGCAACGTGGCCACCACCGATGCTCCCCATCCCATCTCCGGTTTCCTGATAACCGAAGAGATGTCCTGGCCATTAAGAAAAAGACGTGATTTCTCAAATTCGATCTTCGCTTTTTTTAAAAGAGCAACGACTTTCTTTTCATCTTTTAAGTCAATTTTTTGAGCCGTTGCCAAAAAGGCAGTGGCCCGATACATGGCTCCGGTATCAATATAGATTATCCCTAATTTGTCGGCTAAAATTTTGGCAATCGTTGATTTTCCTGCCCCAACCGGACCATCAATGGCAATCTGCAAAAGTTTCTTCATTTTTTCAGGCGGGATAAGATATCCTGGCTGATTTCTTCAACCGACCTTTCCCCGTTAATTTCTTCCAAAATCCCCAGCTTTTGGAAAAAATCCAAAACCGCTTTTTCACCCTGATAATACATTTCCAGTCTTTGTTTTATCCGTTCTGGTGAATCATGAAGCTCGTTGCTTCCGGCATGCAAAGGTCGGCCTCTTTTCAAAAGTCTTCCCATCGATTCCGAAGGTGAAATCTTAAGATAAATCGCCTTTTCAATCTTATAACCGTATTTATCAATTTTGTTAACCAAAAATTTGGCCTGGCGTAAGTTTCTGGGAAAACCGTCAATAATCCAGCCGTCTTTGGTTTTTTTAAGTTTATTTTTCCAAAGAACAAACATTTCACTGTCGGGGACATACTTCCCTTCAGAGAGCGACCTAAGACAGGCGGCGCCAATTAAGCCCTTGTCAGTGGCGGCCGCTTCTCTAACCAAATCACCGGAGGTTAAAATCGGCAAATTAAGCTTTTCGGCCAAAAGTTTCGCCTGGGTTCCTTTACCTGATCCCTCCGGTCCGTAAAAAACGATATGCATAAAACTACTCCTTTAAGAAGCCGTCATAGCTTCTCATGACTAACATGGATTCAAGTTGTTTGGTTGTCTCTAAAATAACGGAAACAACAATCAAAATTCCCGTACCACCCAACATCAGTGTCGTAATCCCGGTCGTACCTCTGGCCAAAGATGGTAAAACGGCAATTAGACCAAGAAAAATCGCTCCGGCCAGGGTAATCCTGGTTAAAATATAGTTTAAGTAATTGGCCGTTGGAGTGCCTGGTCTAATCCCGGGGATAAAACCACCGTATTTTTGAATCTCCGAGGCAATTTTTTGCGGATTAAAAGTTACCGCCGTATAAAAATACGTAAAACCGATAACCAGGATAAAGTAAGTCAGATTATAAACGAGACCCGAAGGATCAAACAGATTGGCGACGGTTCTGGCTATCGTTGACACCGTTTGATTTGGTGTCTGTTCTAAAAAACTGGCAAACATGGAAGGCAAAAGAATTAAAGAAATGGCAAAAATAATGGGAATAACTCCGGCCTGATTAACCCGTAAAGGCAAATGAGTTGAACCGCCACCATACATTTTACCACCTCTAATCCTTTTGGCATAAGCCACGGAAATTTGTCTTGTCCCCTCATTAACGACAACAATTCCGGCAATAACCACCACGGCCATTAAGGAAAAAACAATGATATTGGTTATGTTTTCTGCCGAAGTTACCGAAACTGTTTGCCCTAAAGCAATGGGAAGTCTTCCTACAATCCCGGCAAAAATCAACATAGAAATCCCGTTACCGATCCCATTTTCCGAAATAAGTTCTCCCAACCACATTAAAAGGATCGTCCCGGCAATCATGGTTGTGATTAGTCCTATTAAAAGCTGTGGTGACAAATTGCCGATAATTTTTTGATTGCGCAATAAAGCGTACATCCCGATCGCCTGAAGTAAAGCCAAAGGAACGGTTAAAAAGCGGGAATACTGATTGATTTTTTGTCTGCCGTATTCTCCTTCCTTGGCTAATTCTTCTAGTTTGGGAAAGACAATCTGTAAAAGTTGTAAAATAATCGTCGCGTTGATATAGGGATTAAGTCCTAGGGCCATAACGGAAAAATTAGCCAATGTTCCTCCTGAAAAAATATCCAAAAGCCCTAAAAGCTGATTTTGCGTAAAAAGTCTGCGTAAGGCCACCAGATCAACTCCGGGAATAGGAACATGAGCGAAAATTCTAAAAACAACGAAAATGGCTACGGTGAAAAGAATTTTTCTTCGTAAATCGGGAATTTTAAAAGCATTAATAATCGGCCCTAAGATTTTATTCATGCTTCAATTTTACCTCCGGCTTTAAGAATCTTTTCTTTGGCGCCCCCGGAACAGGGAAGTTTAACAATTAAAGGAATTTTTACTTCTCCGTCGCCTAGAATTTTAACCCCGAAGGCCTTGGCCTCCTCTTTTTTGAGAATATTCGCTTTAATCAAGGCTTCCAAATCAACGACGCTTCCTTTAGTCAAAAGATTTAAATATTTAACATTAATAATAATGGGGTCAATCTTCAGCGACTTATTTCTGCTCTTACCTCTTTTTAACGGCAATCTTTTAATTAAGGGTAATTGACCGCCCTCAAAACCCATTTTTATTTTACCTCTGGCTTTTTGCCCCTTAGTCCCGCGCCCGGCGGTTTTACCTCGTCCAGAACCATGACCACGACCAAGTCTTTTTTTTGATCTGGCGGTTATTTTAGGTAAATCATTCAGTTTCATTAATCCTCCTTAGTTTTTTTAAAGCCTCAAGGGTCGCGTAAACGTTAGAGGCTTGATTATCACTGCCTAAAACTTTAGAAACGATGTCTTTAATCCCCGCCGCTTCAACGACAACCCGAACGGCTCCGCCGGCAATAACCCCTGTGCCGGCTGGAGCTGGTTTCAGCAAAACCAAAGCGGCACCTCTTTTAATTCTGATTTCATGAGGAATTGTCGTTCCTCTTAAAGGCACGGTAATTAAATGTTTTTTCCCGTAAGCCACGCCTTTTTGAACGGCATTGGAAACTTCGGGTGCTTTACCCAGGCCAACGCCAACCCGACCCTTTTTATCGCCAACGACCACAATCACGGAAAAGCCGATTT comes from Patescibacteria group bacterium and encodes:
- the rny gene encoding ribonuclease Y, which translates into the protein MSFLDNLKEIFLKPKKKKIEPLPQTPQVSPVTQNRAQEIITEAREEALKIRREAQEEANKLRNQEAEMARKMGALEEKEKYLVSKDEELKSRLGEIDKVKQDQVAKLERAAGLTREEAKNLILAALEERLKEDIAKRIKEAEAKAKEEADNKAREILVEAMRHGATDYVAEYTVSTVKLGDEELKGRIIGKEGRNIRAFEVATGVDVDLDEEGVIRLSSFDPIRREVAKVALEKLMADGRIQPGRIEELVTRVKQDLEKIMFTEGEKLAHNVGVYNLPADKLALLGRFKYRFSYGQNMIAHTLEETKIGVALAQEVGANINIVRLGCLLHDIGKVITEEEGTHVSLAVDLLKKNGMPEAVIACVEEHHEDKPFSSIESMIVYIADAISGARPGARYEDYEEYLKRLTDLEAIAKTKEGVKEAYAFQAGREIRVIVDPGVLDDAAATVLAQKIKDEIEKKLTYPGQVKVTVIRELRITETAK
- a CDS encoding RecX family transcriptional regulator gives rise to the protein MPQITDIRHQTRLYRSYGGQKRFNIFLDGQYAFSLSAESLIKAGLKIDDHLSLPEIDRLIKENEFIKVYERVLKFLSFRPRSEKELEDYFHRQAVGEKTKKMVWAKLKHLGFVNDKEFAKWWIEQRAAFRPKGRKVLEMELRQKGISREIIEHETQNMKHLFKEDDLAKKAVSKKIKVWENYPQEEIRKKLSAYLLRRGFAWETIEKVIDEIKEKE
- the recA gene encoding recombinase RecA, which codes for MAEDEKLTAIKLAMEQIEKQYGKGSIMRLGETAAKTPTDVVSTGALALDIALGVGGLPRGRIIEIFGPEASGKTTLALATIAQAQKNGGTAAFIDAEHALDPGWAKIIGVDLDNLLISQPDTGEQALEIAETLIRSGGVDVVVIDSVAALVPRAEIEGEMGDSIIGVQARLMSQALRKLTGVISKSKTIAIFTNQLRQKIGIMFGNPETTPGGLALKFYSSVRLDSRKIETLKDGDRAIGSRHRVKVVKNKVAPPFRTAEFDILNDGISYEGNLLDVGLEFGILQKSGAFIKFGQHMLGQGKEATRIFLKESPKIAKEILEAIWKQVKSGKPIPKEIGGEEAE
- the rpsI gene encoding 30S ribosomal protein S9, producing the protein MPRKKKEEITKEVKTTSKVAPSKISFYQAIGRRKESTARVRLTVGGKGEITINNRPAPEYFSGEIAKFAYLQPFQLTDNLGRFEVTVKVEGGGMTGQLGAVIHGIARAIEKIDKEKYRPLLKKAGLLKRDPRKKQRIKAGFAGKSRAKKQSPKR
- the rplM gene encoding 50S ribosomal protein L13; this translates as MIKATSQSEIKQAWHLIDAQDQILGRLVTKIAALLMGKNKPYFVRYLDCGDYVVVVNAKQIKVTGQKEKQKLYYRYSGYPGGLRNRSLGEMRQVMPEKIIYEAVKGMLPQNKLRDRMLTRLYVYQESEHPYKDKFKS
- the rplQ gene encoding 50S ribosomal protein L17, whose translation is MKKAQEFHLWRNLIYSLVLFGQIKTTRSRAKAISGLIDKLVNKLKKGTVAGKREVLKIIPQKEAVNKLTTEILPKLSSRKSGYTRILRLGERSGDDAAMVLIQWVEDLKTEVLEKPAVVKKAVAKPKKATGKKEKIQK
- a CDS encoding DNA-directed RNA polymerase subunit alpha; its protein translation is MFEPNFKIKAQEERDDYGKFIIEPLDQGFGHTLGNALRRILLSSLPGAAVTTIKIEGVKHQFSTIPGLSEDVVEFILNVKKIRFKLSKNELVKVTLSARGPGKITAGDLKLTSGLEVANKDLYLGTLADSKSKIEAEMTVEPGFGFLPAEEQKTGAVGIIPLDATFSPVLRVNYKVEATRVGRMTNLDKLILEVWTDKTIDPLSAVRSTAKILVSYFLQIYEPKAVPTEGVAVTPAVSDEILKMTIEELDLPTRISNAFKNGGIETVGQLLGTPKKELMKIKNLGGKSITTVEEKLREKGVALSV
- the rpsD gene encoding 30S ribosomal protein S4, which gives rise to MGRYTGPKNRLARREGQDLGLKTVGSKAHASLLRRINIAPGIHGQQRKRRKPSEFGLQLREKQKAKRIYGLLEKQFRRYFTIARKKKASTGESLLQALETRLDNVVYRLNLVPTRAAARQLVSHGHIQVNGRKVNIPSYAVKKDDIITLSDKALKIPVITKLLEDKNPNLPSWLTRKGPVGKVLNIPKRDNIETEIDEQQIVESYSR
- the rpsK gene encoding 30S ribosomal protein S11; the protein is MAIKKIKQVGSRGRVYVTATFNNTLVTMTDDSGNTVCWGSSGASGFKGARKSTPYAATTAVELVARKAQIAGIREVEVYIKGPGAGRDAALRALKSVGLQISLIADVTPIPHNGVRPKKKRRV
- the rpsM gene encoding 30S ribosomal protein S13: MARIAGIDLPDKKRIDYSLTKIYGIGWSNVGPILASAKVEPAKRTHELTEEEISRLQKVVDTYKIEGDLRREIQENLKRLREIGAYRGVRHSRNLPVRGQRTRSNARTKRGKRVTIGAIKKEMAARTSSAPTGSATKEVSK
- the rpmJ gene encoding 50S ribosomal protein L36, yielding MKVAASIKKRCQKCRVVKRKGRLYVTCDNPKHKQRQG
- the infA gene encoding translation initiation factor IF-1, with product MADQQKIEVEGEVTEALPNTLFRVKLGDGKIILCYLAGKMRINYIRIMPGDRVKVEMTPYDENKGRIIYRFK
- the map gene encoding type I methionyl aminopeptidase — translated: MISLKTKEEMEIMKKGGQILAGVMEKVKRNVRPGVSTLELDRLADKLISQKGEPSFKKVRDYKWASCMCVNDIVVHGIPGDYKLKEGDLLGIDIGMLYQGFHSDMAQTVIVGEQKEKNKLKFLKTGQKALEKAINQALVGKHIGHLSAIIQETVEKEGYSSVRALTGHGIGKNLHEEPAIPCFLEDKVEKTPKLKEGMTLAVEIIYNQGKAQVVYRNDDGWTIQTEDGKLSGLFEDTIAITAKGPIVLTQTS
- the cmk gene encoding (d)CMP kinase, which produces MKKLLQIAIDGPVGAGKSTIAKILADKLGIIYIDTGAMYRATAFLATAQKIDLKDEKKVVALLKKAKIEFEKSRLFLNGQDISSVIRKPEMGWGASVVATLPQVRKLLVEKQKKLAKGESVVMEGRDITTRVLPLANLKIYLTADQEERAERKYKEFKNKGIEKSFGCVLEETIKRDTQDTERKTDPLKVVDDAWVLDTTNLSIPEVVSKILQRTKGMK
- a CDS encoding nucleoside monophosphate kinase, producing MHIVFYGPEGSGKGTQAKLLAEKLNLPILTSGDLVREAAATDKGLIGAACLRSLSEGKYVPDSEMFVLWKNKLKKTKDGWIIDGFPRNLRQAKFLVNKIDKYGYKIEKAIYLKISPSESMGRLLKRGRPLHAGSNELHDSPERIKQRLEMYYQGEKAVLDFFQKLGILEEINGERSVEEISQDILSRLKK
- the secY gene encoding preprotein translocase subunit SecY, which encodes MNKILGPIINAFKIPDLRRKILFTVAIFVVFRIFAHVPIPGVDLVALRRLFTQNQLLGLLDIFSGGTLANFSVMALGLNPYINATIILQLLQIVFPKLEELAKEGEYGRQKINQYSRFLTVPLALLQAIGMYALLRNQKIIGNLSPQLLIGLITTMIAGTILLMWLGELISENGIGNGISMLIFAGIVGRLPIALGQTVSVTSAENITNIIVFSLMAVVVIAGIVVVNEGTRQISVAYAKRIRGGKMYGGGSTHLPLRVNQAGVIPIIFAISLILLPSMFASFLEQTPNQTVSTIARTVANLFDPSGLVYNLTYFILVIGFTYFYTAVTFNPQKIASEIQKYGGFIPGIRPGTPTANYLNYILTRITLAGAIFLGLIAVLPSLARGTTGITTLMLGGTGILIVVSVILETTKQLESMLVMRSYDGFLKE
- the rplO gene encoding 50S ribosomal protein L15, with amino-acid sequence MKLNDLPKITARSKKRLGRGHGSGRGKTAGRGTKGQKARGKIKMGFEGGQLPLIKRLPLKRGKSRNKSLKIDPIIINVKYLNLLTKGSVVDLEALIKANILKKEEAKAFGVKILGDGEVKIPLIVKLPCSGGAKEKILKAGGKIEA